One Aegilops tauschii subsp. strangulata cultivar AL8/78 chromosome 7, Aet v6.0, whole genome shotgun sequence genomic window carries:
- the LOC109744740 gene encoding uncharacterized protein, whose protein sequence is MEGLDVDDVFHHYRLSPTEVEAVTYYLPRLLSGETLHGANKLIHRVEISGCEPKDLAARYAPAPQAVSSGDRFFFTTCKSKNGSKLQSVRGAGSGTWSIQKTTEICHAGCKVGEIKNLSFKKKGKSTGWVMEEYRCLLPEATVSDGVKVFCKMHLAQHAPDAARQESEAYKLQQQQREAVTPSTHAQKRPAPAAAADPHPPRPKKRMRGAVPVPGPATPSFLMYDDAARASSESTTASNHSDVASSSQSDVLESTQSVVLESVKHYSQQQIVPEAGSSIARSSSEEDVFEPDGEADGFDIEELMRMMEADPIEVEPVTGTNTGVEMGQQEPLYLDALDQGVLEGMLQSDCPAFHDADKEKRYNAASDLDAPSLLQGQDHLFKPRPCSFDPFEAAWNDEEALEKEKRYNAAANLHAGGHSNFFSPASVY, encoded by the coding sequence ATGGAGGGGCTCGACGTCGACGACGTCTTCCACCACTACCGGCTGAGCCCTACGGAAGTGGAGGCCGTCACCTACTACCTGCCACGCCTCCTCTCCGGCGAGACGCTGCACGGCGCCAACAAGCTCATCCACCGCGTCGAAATCTCCGGCTGCGAGCCCAAGGATCTGGCCGCCCGATACGCGCCCGCGCCGCAGGCCGTGAGCAGCGGCGATCGGTTCTTCTTCACCACATGCAAGAGCAAGAACGGGAGCAAGCTCCAGAGCGTGCGCGGCGCCGGCAGCGGCACCTGGAGCATCCAGAAGACCACGGAGATTTGCCACGCGGGATGCAAGGTCGGCGAGATCAAGAACCTCtccttcaagaagaagggcaagtccaCCGGCTGGGTCATGGAGGAGTACCGGTGCCTGCTGCCGGAGGCCACCGTCAGCGACGGGGTGAAGGTGTTCTGCAAGATGCACTTGGCTCAGCATGCTCCTGACGCGGCCCGCCAGGAATCGGAAGCGTACAAGCTTCAGCAACAGCAACGAGAGGCCGTGACCCCGAGCACGCACGCGCAGAAGAGGCCAGCGCCGGCTGCCGCCGCCGATCCTCATCCGCCGCGCCCCAAGAAGAGGATGCGCGGTGCCGTCCCCGTCCCAGGACCTGCCACACCGTCGTTCTTGATGTATGATGATGCAGCCAGAGCATCATCCGAGTCCACTACAGCATCCAACCACTCTGACGTTGCTTCTTCCTCCCAGTCAGATGTGCTGGAGTCCACCCAATCAGTTGTGCTGGAGTCTGTCAAGCATTACAGCCAACAACAGATTGTTCCTGAGGCTGGCTCAAGCATTGCAAGGAGCTCATCTGAAGAGGATGTCTTTGAGCCGGATGGGGAGGCAGATGGTTTTGATATCGAAGAACTAATGAGAATGATGGAAGCCGACCCAATTGAAGTTGAGCCGGTCACTGGAACCAACACTGGCGTGGAGATGGGCCAACAGGAACCTCTGTACCTGGATGCCTTGGACCAAGGCGTGCTGGAGGGTATGCTGCAGTCCGATTGCCCTGCCTTCCATGATGCTGACAAGGAGAAGAGGTACAATGCCGCGTCGGATCTTGACGCCCCATCGCTGCTTCAGGGACAGGACCACTTGTTCAAACCGCGGCCGTGCTCCTTTGATCCATTTGAAGCAGCGTGGAATGACGAAGAGGCGCTCGAGAAGGAGAAGAGGTACAATGCTGCGGCCAATCTTCACGCTGGAGGGCACAGCAACTTCTTCTCGCCTGCAAGTGTCTATTAA